From the Colletotrichum lupini chromosome 10, complete sequence genome, one window contains:
- a CDS encoding inositol monophosphatase: MVSAAGGIVIAILVLAIVGGAGWVIFTQLRARRLGLPPPSLSSYIPFRKSDPPPSYGPPRPAPSGIAGWINDKITSFKNRNNRSAAGAYEQPSGGAGAPRRGFGPLDPDEAWDASVGHEAETYGPYGNYEEQELGYRGGGHNDNSYSMNLASTPNPHDEPARGRSLSRDDDGGLGVHKAGGRNPFEDDAEPSNISLRGVSPRPIVDTGAPQQQQQQQKKDSGESPTERRSIFRENKQRREVEDEVEEGKLSVFFKRATRNEHPYGKRARKVGGTGSPGHVTIGKWARYGCLVTTLRDMTDTEKSLIYGKVSPPAAYSVDEAPLSPAAVHPLLAYRRSVPPRKPGRWETAFRALWEPEWVGNIGDHSAQRVRSARSPHSEPLELGPTFCDLIPFLPLQTTPPFIPISPLLPSSAPPKKRSPQLEFAKTLIDNLRLNTMADLNLQEIHDTLLEIATEAGKMIMSANPASIDQDTKLNSVDIVTETDQAVEKMVSTRLSQRYPTIAFMGEETYTKGTRLGPEPTFVVDPIDGTTNFVHSFPDACISLGLAVDHVPVVGVIYNPFQDLLFTGIKGKGSYMRRAGGPAQKLPLAKNPIPLKGLDSALLACEWGSTRDGPNFDLKAETFKKLAATKETGGAMVHSMRALGSAALNLAAVAAGQLDAYWEGGCWAWDVCAGWCILTEAGGIMAGGNPGVWEPAVDERVYLAVRGAPGGQKELVEEFWGVMGDKKLDYSV; the protein is encoded by the exons ATGGTGTCTGCCGCTGGAGGTATCGTCATCGCCATCCTGGTCCTCGCCATTGTTGGCGGTGCCGGCTGGGTCATCTTCACCCAACTGCGCGCCCGGAGACTAGGT CTTCCACCCCCATCCCTCTCTTCCTACATACCTTTCCGAAAATCCGATCCGCCGCCGTCATACGGACCCCCGCGCCCTGCGCCGAGCGGCATCGCCGGCTGGATCAACGACAAGATCACCTCCTTCAAGAACCGCAACAACCGCTCTGCCGCCGGAGCCTACGAGCAGCCCTCGGGCGGTGCGGGTGCACCGCGCCGGGGCTTCGGACCGCTCGATCCGGATGAGGCGTGGGATGCGAGCGTGGGCCATGAGGCCGAGACCTACGGTCCTTATGGAAACTACGAGGAGCAGGAGCTGGGGTACCGCGGCGGCGGCCACAACGACAACAGCTACAGCATGAACCTTGCCTCGACTCCCAACCCCCACGATGAGCCGGCGCGGGGCCGCAGCCTCAGCCGGGATGACGACGGCGGTCTAGGTGTCCACAAGGCTGGCGGCAGGAATCCGTTCGAGGACGACGCTGAGCCGAGCAACATCAGCTTGCGCGGCGTCAGCCCCCGGCCGATTGTCGATACGGGTGCgccgcaacagcagcagcaacaacagaAAAAGGACAGCGGCGAGAGCCCGACAGAACGGAGGTCGATCTTCCGGGAGAAC AAGCAGCGGAGGGAAGTTGAAGATGAAGTTGAAGAGGGCAAATTGTCTGTTTTCTTCAAGAGGGCAACGCGTAACGAGCATCCGTACGGAAAGCGGGCCAGGAAAGTGGGAGGAACTGGGTCTCCTGGACATGTCACGATTGGGAAATGGGCAAGATATGGTTGTCTT GTGACGACTTTACGAGACATGACCGATACTGAGAAATCCCTCATATATGGTAAGGTCAG CCCCCCGGCCGCATACTCCGTCGACGAAGCGCCATTGTCCCCCGCTGCGGTACATCCGCTCCTCGCTTACCGGCGCAGTGTCCCGCCGAGAAAGCCCGGTCGGTGGGAGACCGCCTTCCGAGCTCTATGGGAGCCGGAGTGGGTCGGGAATATCGGTGACCACTCAGCTCAG AGGGTGAGATCCGCCCGCTCTCCCCACAGTGAACCGTTGGAACTTGGACCAACTTTTTGTGACCTCATTCCTTTCCTTCCCCTCCAAACCACCCCGCCATTCATTCCGATTTCCCCCCTCCTCCCATCTTCTGCCCCTCCAAAAAAGAGATCTCCCCAGTTGGAGTTTGCTAAAACATTGATCGACAACCTCCGTCTT AACACGATGGCGGACCTCAACCTCCAAGAAATCCACGACACCCTCCTCGAGATCGCGACCGAGGCGGGCAAGATGATCATGTCCGCGAACCCGGCCTCAATCGACCAGGACACCAAACTCAACT CCGTCGACATCGTGACCGAAACAGACCAAGCCGTCGAGAAAATGGTCTCCACCCGCCTCTCCCAACGCTACCCCACCATCGCCTTCATGGGCGAAGAAACCTACACAAAAGGAACCCGCCTCGGCCCCGAACCGACCTTCGTCGTCGACCCCATCGACGGCACCACAAACTTTGTCCACTCTTTTCCCGACGCCTGCATCTCGTTAGGTCTAGCCGTGGACCACGTCCCCGTCGTCGGCGTAATCTACAACCCCTTCCAGGATCTTCTCTTTACAGGCATCAAGGGTAAGGGGAGCTACATGCGCCGCGCCGGTGGTCCGGCACAGAAACTGCCCCTCGCCAAGAACCCTATCCCCCTGAAAGGCCTGGACTCGGCGCTGCTGGCGTGCGAGTGGGGGTCTACCCGCGACGGACCCAACTTCGACCTGAAAGCCGAGACGTTCAAGAAGTTGGCGGCGACGAAGGAGACGGGCGGCGCGATGGTGCATAGCATGCGCGCCCTCGGCTCCGCGGCGCTGAACCTTGCTGCCGTGGCGGCGGGACAGCTGGACGCGTATTGGGAGGGCGGGTGCTGGGCGTGGGACGTGTGTGCGGGTTGGTGTATCCTGACCGAGGCGGGAGGCATCATGGCGGGCGGGAATCCGGGGGTGTGGGAGCCTGCTGTTGACGAGAGGGTGTATCTTGCCGTGAGGGGGGCTCCGGGCGGGCAGAAGGAGCTTGTGGAGGAGTTTTGGGGGGTGATGGGGGATAAGAAGTTGGATTACTCTGTCTGA
- a CDS encoding histidine acid phosphatase, giving the protein MGRLADVATSAYESVRGLLMGKAYKYNAIPDEEGERDEVDEYRESHAPDPKRRLCYLTIAAMAFAIFLSLALGFSLVSGQAPRNGLESISQFWGQYSPFFPVPSDIDTATPQGCEVTFAQVLSRHGARDPTAGKTATYKALVDRIHANVTNYGKGFEFIKTYQYTLGADELTPFGQRELVDSGEAFYKRYQLLAAANDIFIRASGQNRVVESGLNWTEGFFGAKLADGHSGPDGGIVSLITIIPEEKGVNNTLDHGLCTAFEDGAFSKVGDEAQVPWREAFTPAITARLNENLPGANLTAEDTIAFMQLCPFNTVVNGTQSPFCDLFTLEEWKDLEYYETLGKYYGFNAGNPLGPTQGVGFTNELLARLTGQPVVDRTSTNATLDADPATFPLDKKLYADFSHDNDMMAIYGALGLYNETAALSKTNRTSVAETKGFTASWTVPFAARMYVEKMKCGGGSDEELVRVLVNDRVVPLVGCGADGLGRCKLGAFVDSMGFAKSGGLWDQCFV; this is encoded by the exons ATGGGTCGACTCGCCGACGTCGCTACGTCGGCCTACGAGTCCGTGAGGGGCCTGCTGATGGGCAAGGCATATAAATACAACGCCATCCCTGACGAGGAGGGGGAGAGGGATGAAGTCGATGAGTATCGTGAGAGCCACGCTCCAGACCCAAAACGTCGACTTTGCTACCTCACAATCGCCGCCATGGCTTTTGCTATCTTCCTCTCATTAGCCTTGGGCTTCAG TCTCGTCAGCGGCCAGGCACCGCGCAACGGGCTCGAGTCCATCTCGCAGTTTTGGGGCCAGTACTCGCCCTTCTTCCCCGTGCCGTCCGACATCGACACCGCCACCCCGCAGGGCTGCGAGGTCACCTTCGCGCAGGTCCTCTCCCGCCACGGCGCCCGGGACCCCACCGCCGGCAAGACGGCCACCTACAAGGCGCTCGTCGACCGCATCCACGCCAACGTCACAAACTACGGCAAGGGCTTCGAGTTCATCAAGACGTACCAGTACACCCTCGGCGCCGACGAGCTCACCCCCTTTGGCCAGCGCGAGCTCGTCGACTCGGGCGAGGCGTTTTACAAGCGCTACCAGCTCCTCGCGGCCGCCAACGACATCTTCATCCGCGCCTCGGGCCAGAACCGCGTCGTCGAGTCCGGGCTCAACTGGACCGAGGGCTTCTTCGGCGCCAAGCTCGCCGACGGTCACAGCGGTCCGGACGGCGGCATCGTCAGCCTCATCACAATCATCCCCGAGGAGAAGGGCGTCAACAACACCCTGGACCACGGCCTCTGCACCGCCTTCGAGGACGGCGCCTTCTCCAAGGTCGGCGACGAGGCGCAGGTGCCCTGGCGCGAGGCCTTTACGCCGGCCATCACGGCCCGCCTCAACGAGAATCTGCCTGGCGCGAACCTCACGGCCGAGGACACCATCGCCTTCATGCAGCTGTGTCCCTTCAACACCGTCGTCAACGGCACGCAGTCGCCGTTCTGCGACCTCTTCACGTTGGAAGAGTGGAAGGACCTAGAATACTACGAGACGCTGGGCAAATACTACGGCTTCAACGCGGGCAACCCCCTCGGCCCGACCCAGGGCGTCGGCTTCACCAACGAGCTCCTCGCGCGGCTGACGGGCCAGCCTGTAGTGGACCGCACGTCGACCAACGCGACGCTGGACGCCGACCCGGCCACGTTCCCGCTCGACAAGAAGCTGTACGCGGACTTCAGCCACGACAACGACATGATGGCGATTTACGGCGCGCTGGGCCTGTACAACGAGACGGCGGCGCTGTCCAAGACGAACCGGACGTCGGTGGCGGAGACCAAGGGGTTCACGGCCAGTTGGACGGTGCCGTTCGCCGCGCGCATGTACGTGGAGAAGATGAAGTGCGGCGGAGGTTCGGACGAGGAGTTGGTCCGGGTTCTGGTGAATGATCGGGTGGTTCCGCTCGTCGGGTGCGGCGCGGACGGGCTTGGGCGGTGCAAGCTCGGGGCGTTTGTGGATAGTATGGGGTTTGCCAAGAGCGGAGGGCTCTGGGACCAGTGTTTTGTGTGA